A section of the Pseudophryne corroboree isolate aPseCor3 chromosome 11, aPseCor3.hap2, whole genome shotgun sequence genome encodes:
- the LOC134968640 gene encoding zinc finger BED domain-containing protein 5-like — MDRFLQKSVRKQSNDGKSVASCSKRCIASEDSSNNKKPRNRKYDPKYLEYGFTWAGSEEAPRPQCVVCGEVLAKESLKPSKMIRHLQTKHSSLQTKPLDYFKRKLRELRGQKTILKGAVTVNEKALEASFVVSYWIAKTGKPHNIGESFFLPCAKEMVCIMLGENAATQLDLIPLSNDTIARRIHSMARDVTEQVTNMVRQSAFFAIQIDETTDVSGSAQMLTYIKFENNENLHEEFFFCQPLPQRATGEQLFSLLDTFVTDSGLEWLRCVGICSDGARAMTGKNSGLVTRVQAVAPQAVWTHCIIHRQALVAKKMPPILKQVLDEAVRTVNVIKSSATSARLFRVLCEEMGAEHHQLLYHTEVRWLSRGKVVNRLFELRDEVHFFLSDRDSMLAENFLDAKWLALIAYLADIFDRLNVLNTSLQGQEMTVFSYTDKIESWIKKLSLWYTRVESGNFEAFPLLDDFLHDNDLPKHDLKPVIISHLESLQQQFRQYFPEKDRKAEAWIRNPFSAEATANACLPLSVAEKLIDLSCDETLKLRYSEQPLANFWISVQQEYPDLSSAALKVLTPFTSTYLCEAGFSALTLLKNRYRSRLAVEDDIRLYLSHTKPRFKNLCSTLQAHPSH, encoded by the coding sequence ATGGACCGTTTTCTTCAAAAGAGTGTCAGAAAGCAGAGCAATGATGGAAAGTCTGTTGCCAGTTGCAGCAAAAGATGTATTGCCAGCGAAGATTCAAGTAACAATAAAAAGCCAAGAAACCGGAAATATGATCCCAAATATTTGGAATATGGCTTTACGTGGGCTGGCTCAGAGGAAGCACCACGTCCacagtgtgtggtgtgtggtgaAGTTCTTGCTAAAGAGAGCTTAAAGCCGTCAAAAATGATCAGGCACCTACAGACAAAGCACAGTTCTCTTCAAACCAAACCGCTTGATTATTTTAAACGAAAATTGAGGGAACTTCGAGGCCAAAAAACCATACTAAAAGGTGCAGTTACAGTTAATGAGAAAGCACTTGAGGCCTCATTTGTGGTGTCATACTGGATAGCCAAAACAGGTAAACCCCACAACATTGGAGAAAGCTTTTTTCTACCTTGTGCCAAAGAAATGGTTTGTATTATGCTTGGGGAAAATGCTGCTACTCAGCTTGATTTGATCCCCCTGTCTAATGACACTATAGCTAGGCGAATTCATAGTATGGCAAGAGACGTGACAGAGCAAGTCACCAACATGGTTAGGCAAAGTGCTTTTTTTGCCATTCAGATTGATGAAACGACAGATGTGTCGGGGTCTGCTCAGATGCTGACCTACATAAAATTTGAGAATAATGAAAAtctacatgaggaattttttttctgCCAGCCTCTACCGCAACGTGCTACTGGAGAACAGCTTTTTTCGCTCCTGGATACTTTTGTCACTGACTCTGGATTGGAATGGCTGCGCTGTGTAGGAATTTGCAGTGACGGTGCTCGGGCAATGACTGGAAAAAACAGCGGGCTAGTGACCAGAGTGCAAGCTGTTGCACCACAAGCAGTCTGGACTCACTGCATTATACATAGGCAAGCCCTTGTTGCAAAAAAAATGCCACCTATTCTAAAACAAGTCCTTGATGAAGCTGTACGCACAGTAAACGTCATTAAGAGCAGTGCAACAAGTGCACGCCTATTCAGAGTTTTGTGTGAGGAGATGGGAGCTGAGCACCATCAGTTACTTTACCACACAGAAGTACGCTGGTTGTCACGGGGAAAGGTGGTCAACCGTTTATTTGAGCTTAGGGACGAAGTACATTTTTTTCTTTCAGACAGAGATTCCATGCTGGCTGAAAATTTTTTAGATGCCAAGTGGCTTGCTCTGATAGCTTACCTAGCAGATATTTTTGACCGGTTAAATGTGCTAAATACCTCCCTCCAAGGACAAGAAATGACAGTTTTTTCATACACTGACAAGATTGAAAGCTGGATCAAGAAGCTGTCCTTGTGGTACACTCGTGTGGAAAGTGGTAATTTTGAAGCATTTCCTTTGTTGGATGATTTTTTGCATGACAATGATCTTCCAAAACATGATTTGAAACCTGTTATCATCAGCCATCTGGAGAGCCTTCAACAGCAATTTCGTCAGTACTTTCCTGAAAAGGATCGAAAAGCAGAAGCGTGGATTAGGAATCCCTTCAGTGCTGAAGCGACTGCAAATGCTTGTTTGCCACTTTCAGTGGCTGAAAAATTGATTGATCTCTCCTGTGATGAGACACTAAAGCTGAGATACTCTGAACAACCTCTTGCAAACTTCTGGATCTCGGTTCAACAGGAATACCCAGACCTGTCATCTGCTGCATTGAAGGTGCTGACGCCATTTACATCTACCTACCTTTGTGAAGCTGGATTTTCAGCTTTAACATTACTGAAAAATAGGTACAGATCCCGTCTCGCTGTTGAAGATGACATTCGCCTTTATCTCAGTCACACAAAACCCCGTTTCAAGAATTTGTGTTCAACACTTCAAGCTCACCCATCCCATTAA